Within the Desulfovibrio oxyclinae DSM 11498 genome, the region CCGGCCGCTTCATTCCGCGCTGGTACCGCAACGCCAAGGGCGAGATCGTCGGCGAAGCGATGAAGAACTACACGGCCGAGGGTGAAAAAGGATATTTCTACAGCAAGCCCTTCAAGACCAAGAAGCCCTACGTGGGCTCGCCCGTTACCGTAAAATGGGGCGGCGAAAAGGTCATGAAGGTCACCGCCAGTGTTCCCGTCATGGTCAAGGACGAGGTCTACGGCGTGGCCGGGGCGGACATCATCCTCAACCGGATGCAGGATATCGTCAAAGACATTTCCCTGTTCGGCTCCGGGTACGGGTTCGTCATCAGCGACGAGGGCAAACTCATCGCCCACCCCAAGAAAGACATCATCGGCACAGACGTATTGAACTATTTTGACGGACAGGACGCCGAACAGCTCGCAAAAGCCGTGGAAAACGGCACGCCGCTGGAACTGCGGTCCAAGTCCGAGGTGACCAAAAAGGAAACCTACTACGTCTTCGTGCCCTTCGAACTCGCCGGAACCGGCGTAAAGTGGCTCTTCGGCGTCAACGTGCCCATGGACAGCGTCATGGCCGAATCGCGGGAGCTCATGCTCATCAACGCTGGCATGGGCGCCGTGGCTCTGGTGGTCATCGGCCTCATCATCTTCTTCGTTGCCGGAACCATCGTCCGCCCCCTCAAACGGATTGTCGGTGCCGCCGAGGAAGTTGCCGCAGGCAATCTGGACACCAAGGTGGACATCCATCAGAAAGACGAGATCGGCGTGCTGGCCGACGTGCTGCGCAAGATGGTCTCCAATCTGGTGGAGATGATCGACACCGCTGAACAGAAATCCGCCGAAGCGGAAGAACAGACCAAGGCTGCCCGCGTGGCCACCGAAGAAGCCGAAGAAGCGCGCCAACAGGCGGAGATCGCCAAGAAGCAGGGTGCGCTTCAGGCTGCCGAGGCCCTTGAGGGCATTGTGCGCCGCATCACCGCATCCTCCGAGGAACTCACCGGTCAGGTGCGACAGGCCAGCAGCGGCGCCGAATCCCAGAGCTCCATGGCTTCCGAAGCGGCCACCGCCATGGAACAGATGAACGCCTCCGTCCTCGAAGTCGCGCGCAACGCCTCCCTTGCCGCGGAGAGTGCCGACGGCGCGAGCGGTCAGGCCCGCAACGGCTCCGAAGTGGTCTCCACGCTGGTGCAGGCCATCGGCGAAGTGAGCAGCCGCTCTCAGGAAATGAAGGAGCAGCTCTCCGGACTCGGCAAGAAGGCCGAAGGCATCGGCGAGATCATGAACGTCATCACCGACATCGCCGACCAGACCAACCTGCTGGCGCTGAACGCGGCCATCGAGGCGGCCCGGGCAGGCGAGGCCGGACGCGGATTCGCCGTTGTCGCGGATGAGGTCCGCAAGCTGGCGGAAAAGACCATGAACGCCACCAAGGACGTGGAGGATTCGGTCGGCCAGATCCAGCAGGGCACGCGCGACAGCATCGAGAGCATGGACATCGCCGCGGACGCGGTCACCCGCAGCACCTCCCTCGCGGGCGACGCGGGCAACTCCCTTGAAGAGATCGTGACCATCGTGCGCGAAACCGCCGACCAGGTTCGCAACATCGCAACGGCGTCCGAAGAGCAGTCTTCGGCAAGCGAGCAGATCAGCCGCTCCGTGGACGAGGTCAACCGCATCTCCGACCAGACCGCCGAAGCCATGCAGCACTCCAGCGACGCCATCGGCGAACTGGCGAACATGGCCACCGAACTCAATGACCTCATCACGAGGCTCAAGAACGAATAACGGTCTTTGACGACCTTTTGCACGGGGGCTTGCGTCGATCGACGCAAGCCCCCGTTTTCTTGAATCGTGGATAGACTTTACAAATCAGGCCCATCGTTATAGAGAATTTTTTCGCGTCAGAAAATGCCAAACCCGCCGCGAGGCGGGGACGGAAAGCCACGGGTCTCAAGCAGACGGCCGGGTTGCCGGGACGCCTTTCGGTCCGACTCGGACCTCTTCATCTCCGGCACAGGTCCGTCTGGCGCCCTTCAGGGAACAGCCATGAGCGGAAGCAGGGACACATCCATACAGGACGGCAGGCCATCCTTTCCAAACGGAAAGGGGCTGGTGCCCATCTCTGCGCACGTGCTTTCCCCCTCCACGGTGGGCGCTTTTTCCGTCTACCTCGTTCAGGACGACAAGCCGGTGCTCTACGCCACCAAAGGCGAAAGCTTCACGCCGCGCCACCGCCAGCGCCTTGCCGAACTTGACGTCAACCAGCTCTACATCGTCCCGTCCGAGCGCAAGGCATACGTAAATTTCGTCAGGGACAACCTGACCACCCTGCTCGACGACGAGAGCATCCCCTGCAGCGAACGGGCGCGCTTTTTCTGCGAAGCCACCACCGCACTGGCCCGGGACGCTTTTGACCGCTCCCTGCCCAACCCCGGCGGCGTGGTCCGCTTTCGCAGAATCCAGACGCTCATCCGCGACGGCTCCAACTTCTTCACCGGCCCGGAAGGCGTACGAGAGATTTTCCGGCTGGTATCGGAAAACGAGGACCTGTACGCTCACGGCGTGGGGTGCATGGTGCTTTCGGCAAGCCTGCTGTCGCGATTCGCCCCGGACGACAGGGAACTGCTCACCGCCTGCTCCATGGGAGCGCTCATGCACGACGTGGGAAAGCTGGAACTGCCGGAGCACATCCTGAACGCCGCCCCGGACGCGCTGGAGCACCACGACATGGAACAGCTGCATTCCCATCCGGCCCTCGGGGTGAGCGTCTGCTCCATTCTTCCCCTGCCGCAGGAGAGCCTGCACTGCATCCTCTTCCATCACGAGTTGGAAGACGGCTCGGGATACCCCACGCGCGCCAGCGGGGACATGATCCCTTTCTATGCCCGCATCGTCTCGCTGTGCAATTTTTATGAGGGTTTGATTCGCGAGCGGCCGTGGCGCAGGGCGCTGTCCCCGCGTGAAGCACTGTGCCGAATCCGCGATCATGGCGGGAAGTTCGACCGGACGATGGTCGAGCTGCTTGAAGGAGTGGTCACTCGCTCCGGCATGGTTTGAAGGCGGCGCCCCTCGGGGCGCCGCCACTTTTTTCAGAACCGCTCGAATTCGCCTTCATCCACGGAAGGAAGCGCCGTACGCGCGGGTTTCCCCATTCCACGAGCCGAACGGCTACGCCCTTCGATTCGGAAGAAGGACATGGTCTGCTCAAGAGACGCCGCCAGATCGGCCAGCTGTTTTGCCGATGCGGCCACATCTTCGGCATTGGCGGCGTTGGTCTGCAACAGGGTATCCATCTGGGTGATGGCTCCGGCTATCTCCCGGGAGCCTATGCTCTGCTCTTCGCTCGACTCGGTTATCTCGCTCACGAGCTTGGCGGTCTGCTGCACTTCCGGCACGATGTCCTGAATGATGCGCCCCGCCTTTTCCGCCACACCGAGGCTCTCCGAAGACTTGGTGGCGATCTCCGCCGCGGCCTGCCCACTGCGTTCCGCCAGTTTGCGAACCTCTCCGGCCACCACCGCAAACCCTTTGCCGTGTTCTCCGGCCCGCGCTGCCTCGATGGCCGCGTTCAGTGCCAGCAGGTTGGTCTGTCTGGCTATTTCTTCGATGATGGAAATGCGTTCGGCAATGTCCTTCATGGCCGCCACGGTTTCGGCCACCGCCTCTCCGCCTTCCAGTGCGGATTCGGCCGTCTTCTCGGCAATCTCGCGTGTCCGCCGGGCATTTTCGGTATTTGCGGCAATGCCCGCAGAGACCTCTTCCACCGATGACGACACTTCTTCCATGGTACTCGCCTGCTGCTCCACGCTGTCGGAAAGACTGGATGAAGACTCATTCAGCACCCGGCTGCCTTCGGCTACGGACTGGCCGCTCTCAAGCACGCGGGAAACGATCTCGCGCAACTTGCTGATCATGGCTGTCAGTGCGCCGGCAAGATCGCCCACTTCGTCATTGTGCGGGTAGCTGATGCTTGCGCCGAGGTCGCCTTTCGCCAGTTGCCCGGCAAAGTCCGCGCTCTCGGCCAGCGGACGGGATATCACCCTTTTGAGGCCGTAGTAAGCCCCGAGGAAGGACATGATCACGAAGACCGCCACCAAGACGCCGATGATCCAGTTCAGGTCGGCGATCAGGGCCAGCGGTCCGGAGATGTCCATGCCGATGACGATAACGCCCACCTGACGCCCCTTGTAGTCCCGCACGGGGAAGGCAGTGAGCGCCTTGTTGCCCACCAGCTTGACGCTTCGTCCGTCGGTGCCGCTCTGCACGAACTCCGAGGACACCAGATCGCGCGTGGTCTGATCGTCCTTTCCGGAGGTGAGCACGAACCTGCCGTCCAGCAGCGGGTACTTGGCAGCGTCCTGAAGCCTGGTGGTGACGGGAAGCAGGTCGGCGTTCATGTATACGAGCATGGACGAGGATTCGTCGCTTGCCAGCGGCTTGAGGGCGTCGGAAAACCCTACCAGCACCTCGCATGATCCGAGCGTTTCCCCCTCCTCGCCCTTCACCGGGACAAGGCCGCGAATGGAAAAACCGCCGCGCCCGGGCTCGATGCCTTTCACGGGACTGCCGGAAGCATTGACGTCCAGCACGGTCTTGCGAAACGAGGAAATATCGTCAGAGATATCGACCCATTGCCCGTTGCGCTTGGCCTGCTTGCCACGCCAGAGACGCACGAGGCTTCGGCCGTTCGGAAGATGGAAGTGCAGCCGGAACTTGGAGCCGGTCACCGACTGGTATCCTTCGAGGTTCGGTTGCATCACGCTACGGATTCGTTCGCGTGCGGCCTGCGCCTGTTGAGAGCGCGGATCATCCATATCGCCCGAGCGCGCCGTGCGGAAGGCGTCGCGAATGGCGGGATCGGCGCTGAACAGAGCCGCCATGGCCTGTGCGCCGTCCTCGGCGGACGATATGGCCTGCTCGACCTGACTCGTCTTGGAATCCACGAGCATCTCGACGAACGAGTGCTCAAGTTTACCGAAGTTGGAAGAGATGATGTACCAGCCCACGCCGACCAGAATGATCGCCAGCACCGTGAACGGGATCATCATTTTGGCCAGAACGGGAACTCTTCTGGATTGCATTGGGGCCCCCTTGGAACAACTGTATTGTTTTCCGGATAGGCCTCGTGGGGAAATCCCGTATACCTTAGAGTCGTTTTATTGAAAAGAATCCATTTGGGACTTTTGCCGACGGGGAATCGTTCATCCAGCCCGGCACGAATCCCATGCCGTGGCTCAAGTGGGACTCCAGCTCGCGGTAGCCCGGCTGAAACCGCTCCACCAGTCGCCAGTAGGATTTGGAATGGTTGGGATGCCTCAGGTGGCAGAGTTCATGGATCATCAGGTGCCGCAACAACTCCGGGGACAGGAACAGGGCCTTGCAGTTGAGGCTGATGCGCCCGCGCGATGAACAGCTGCCCCAGCGTCGGCTCTGGCTGCGGATGGTCACGGAGTCGAAGGTAAGACCAAGCTCATCGGCCACGTTGCGCAACATGGGTGGCAGATGCTCCCGCGCCGTTCGCCTGACAAAATCCCTGAGACGTTCGAACATCGCGTCTTCGGCCCCTGTAGGACCGGAAAGCATGATCGAAGCGGCGTTTCCGCGCAGACGGACCACTCCTGCGCGCTCCACGCGGCGGACCTCGAACCCCAGCCCAACGCCCGGGAAATCCACTCGCGACGGCAGCTCATGCGCTTCAGGCCACGGCGGACGTCCCTGCTCCACCATGGAGCGGGCGGTGTATTCGATCCACGCACGCTTCTCGCGCAACACATCTGACACCATGGACTCCGGTGCCTCCGGCGGCAACACCAACTGAAGACCGGTGCCGGGAAGCAGCTTGACGATAACCCGCTTGGCACGGGGATTCCTGCGAACGTAATACGGAAGCGAGGCCATCTCAGTCCCGGTCCTCCGCCGCCACGGGCTCGATCCCTGCCCGGCGCAAAGCCCTTGCGAGGAACCCGTCACCGGGAATCAACCGCCTTTGAAAGGTACCGTCATAGATCATCCCGCAGCCGCAGGAAGGGGACCTCGGCTGCAACAGGGCGGTTCGGCATCCGGCACAGACGGCCAGCTTCACGGCCTCCCGTGCCCCGCGCCGGAAATGCTCGGTGAAGTCGGTGCCGCTCTCGTCCACCACCCTGTCGTCCCGAATCTCCACGGGATTGCGCGGCGTGGGCAAACCGCCAAGCTGCTCGGGACACACGGGAATCGCCCGTCCCTGCTCCACCAGCCGCACTGCGTCCGGATGCTCGTTGTCGCCGCCGTCGTAACGGCACTTCACACCCGCAAGACAGGCGCTGACCAATATCATATCATCGCGCATGAGAACTCCTTGCCCGGCCGTTTTCGGGGCTGCATAACCGGCCATGGACGGGCGGCGGAAGCTTACCCTTGATCAATGAGGGAATAAAGGCATATGTTCGGCACCCCCGAGGAGACCCCATGATTTCGGATCGCAGCAAACGAATGTACATATTTCTGCTGGTGCTGACGCTTGGCGCGCACGCAGCGTTTCAAGGCTGGCGGACGCTTCTGAACAACTTCGCCGTGGAAGTCGGCGGGCTTGGCGGTTTCGACATGGGCATCGTCCAGTCGCTTCGGGAAGTGCCCGGGTTCCTCGCGCTGCTGGCCGTTTACGTGCTGCTGATTGTTCGCGAACACCGGCTCGCCGCGCTCTCCGTCGGGGTGCTGGGCATCGGCGTGGCCATGACCGGTTTCATGCCCTCCACTGGAGGCATCATCTTTGCAACCCTCGTCATGAGTTTCGGCTTTCATTATTACGAAACCATGAACCAGTCCCTGACGCTGCAATACTTCGGACATACCGAAGCCCCGCTGGTGCTCGGCAAACTGCGTAGCTTCGCGGCCCTGACCAACATCCTTGTGGGCGGCATCATCTTCGCCGCGGCATCCTTTACCGAATACACCACCATGTTCGTCTGCGCCGGAGCCGTGGCCGTGCTCACCGGCATCTGGGCCTTCATGCAGGACCCGACTCATAAGGAAATAGCCCCGCAGCAAAAAAAGCTGTTTTTGCGCAAGCGCTACTGGCTCTTTTACGCGCTGACGTTCCTTTCAGGGGGACGCAGACAGATATTCGTGGCCTTTGCCGTGTTCCTGCTGGTGGAGAAGTTCGGCTATTCCGTGCAGGAAGTGACGATCCTGTTCGTGCTCAACAACGTCATCAACTGGTACGTGAACCCCATCATCGGCCGTGCGGTGAACCGCTTCGGCGAGCGCAAGGTGCTCAGCCTCGAATACGGCGCGCTCGTGCTGGTGTTCACGGCCTACGCGCTGACCGACAGCCCGCTGGTGGCCGGGGCCCTTTACGTGCTGGACAACATCTTCTTCAACTTCGCCATCGCGGTGCGCACCTTCTACCAAAAGATCGCCGACCCCGGCGACATCGCCTCCGGCATGGCCATGGGGTTCACCATCAACCATATCGCGGCGGTGTTCATCCCGGCCATGGGCGGTCTGGCCTGGCTGGCGGATTACAGGGCGGTCTTCGCGGCTGCCGCGGTGATGGCCGCCGTGTCCCTCGTTCTGGTCCAGAAGATAGACTCGCAAGTGGCCAAAAATGCGCACAGCGGTTGACTTGCGCTGGACGCCGTGCTTGATTTGAAGAACCCGTATCCGAATTTTTTCATGATTTCCGGGCGAGCGTGATGCAGAAAAAAGAAGAATTCCCCAGTGTCTTTCTCCAGACTGGCGACTGCTACCTCGCCGTTCAGCCCACCATGGTCACCACGGTGCTCGGATCCTGCGTGGCCGTGACCATGACGCATCCGGGCAAGGGGATAGGCGCCATCTGCCACGCCTTTCTGCCCGACTCGCTCGAAGGGCAGCGGCGGGGGGAACGTGATCCGCAGATATGCCGGTACGTGGACACCGCCATTTCCAACATGCTCCAGGGCATGAACAAGCTGCGCGTTCCCATTTCCGAGTTGCAGGTCAAGCTCTTCGGCGGCGCTTCCGGACTGGCGGTGCGGCATACCGAGCACAGCACCTACAACGTGGGACAGCGCAATGTGGATGCCGCCAAAAAAATGCTCTCCGACTGGGGCCTGCGCGTGGAAACCATGGACGTGGGCGGCAACCGGGGACGCAAGATCCACTACCTGACCCATTCGGGCGAAGTCTGGATGAAACGGCTCGCCGACCAGCCCCCGGCGCAACCCTCCGGCCGATAGCCGGCCCCGCACCAAGGAGATTCCTGTCATGAAGAAAATAGCAACGCTCGCGGCGCTTCTGATACTCATCGCGACATCCGCCCGCGCTGGCGGCATATATCAATACTCCACCATCGACGCCCTGCTCGCCGGCAGGTACGACGGCGACCTGAGCATGGAACAGTTGCTGAAACGCGGCGGGTTCGGCCTCGGCACCCTCAACGGCCTCGACGGCGAACTGGTGGTGCTCGACGGCAAAGCCTACCACGTACAAGCAGGCGGCGAGGTCGTCACGGCGGAGCCGTCCGACCGGACCCCGTTCGCCACGGTCACGACTTTCGAAGAAGACTCCATCGCCTCCCTCGACGCCGTAAGCGACCTCGACTCGCTCAACAAGGCCATGCTCGACCGGCTGGTCTCCGAAAATTTCTTTCACGCCGTGCGTATCGAAGGCCGTTTCGAGATGATCAAGACACGCGCGATACCTGCCCAGACCAAGCCCTACAGGCCGCTCGTCGAAGCCATGAAGGATCAGGTCATCGTGAAATTCACCGGCCTCGAAGGCACCCTCGTGGGCCTGTGGACGCCCGGCTTCATGAAAGGTGTCAATGTGCCGGGATTCCACTGGCACTTCATCTCAGACGACGGAACGCGCGGCGGGCACGTGCTCGACGTTTCCTTCGACAAGCTGGTGGCCCGCATCGACGTGGAGCGGGAGTTCTCCATGACGCTGCCGGAATTCCTCGGCGGCGTGGACCTGAGCCCCGATCGCAGCGAAGCGCTGCACAAGGTGGAAAAGGATCCTGCCGAATGAGCGGCGACGAAGAGCGAACCCCCATCCGGGTCCGCGTTGACCCCATGCTGGAACCGATCATGGACCGGTACCTCGAAATCCGGCGGCGCGAGCAGACGGACCTTGCGAACGCACTTGCGGCCGAAGATATGCCCCTGCTGGCCGAGATAGCACACCGCATCAAGGGCTCCGCCGCTGCCTACGGATTAAAGGAACTGGACCGTAAGGCCCGCGAACTGGAACAGGCCGCCGTGGCACAGGAAGTAAAGACTTGCGCCGAAATCATCGCCTTTCTCGATGACTACATGGACCGTCTTGAAGTGACCTTCGGCCACAAGCGGAGCAGCACATGAACATCCTCATGCTCGCCATCAACGACCCCGCAGGCACCGGCATCCAGTTCTGCCGGGCCGTGAACCGCCACACTGCACATACCTGCCGCATAGCCACGCTGGAAACCCGGTATACCCATTCGTGGGAAAAGGACCTGCACGTTCCTGATCTGGATGAAAACGGTCTCGCCGAGTTGGAAAGGCTCTTTCAGACCAGCGACATTCTGCATTTCCACATGACGGCGGACGAGTTCACCCGCTTCGGTCCCTTTCTGCCCGCCGACCACCTCGCGGGCAAGGCTATCGTGCATCATCATCACGGGCACCATGACTTTCGCTCCGCGCCGGAGACCTTTCGCGAAAAATACGCGCGGCTCGGACGCCGGAATCTGCTGGTAAGCACGCCGGACCTGCTGCGCCTGCTGCCCGAAGCCCGCTGGCAGCCCAACCTCGTGCCGCTGGATGACCCCGGCTTCACTCCTTCCGGTATCGACCCGCGTGAGGGACCGCTCAGGGTGGCGCACTCGCCGACCCGCAAGGACCTCAAGAACACGGACGACCTGCTGGCAGCCGTTGGCGAGCTTTCGGAACGAGGCATCGAAATCGAACTTGATCTCATCGACGACGTGCCCAACCGCGAATGTCTGGAGCGCAAACGCCGCTGCCATGTACTTTTCGACCATATGCAGGGCTACTACGGGGTAAGCAGTCTCGAAGGTCTGTCGCAGGGGCTTGCCGTCATCGCGGGACTTGATGAATGGAACATGGAACGCATTCACGAATTCACTGGCGCCCCCGAGCTGCCGTGGGTCATCGCAAGGGATCGCGACTCGCTTCGCGATGCGCTGACCGTTCTGGATGCGGACCGGGAGCTGTGCCAACAGACAGGCCTGCGTTCGAGGGCGTTCATGGAGCGCTTCTGGAGCGACGCGCGCGTGGCCGGGCATCTAGCGGAGTTCTGGGAAAACACCTGAGCCGGTTTGCCAACCGCGCCTCCTTGAGATAAGAACGGATACTGGAGACATACCCTATGGGCAACATCGGTCGCATACTCGCTTTCGTCATCACCGCCGCAGCCGCCGCGGGCGTCATCCTCGTGGGTTCGGAAAATCCCGGCGGAGCCGACAAACTGGCCGCGTCGGAAATCCGCCGAGCCGTGGATCCGAACGTGGTCGTCGTGGAAGACCCAGTCGCCCCCCGGGACTCGCAGAACGCATCCGCAGCAAAGGCAGGCGAAACGCCAACCGGGATGGAGCCGGCCCGGTCCGGAAAGGATGCTGCTGAGCGAACAGGAAATGACGACACCGACTCCGTAGCGGAAAAGCCCACGGTAAAAGAAGACGGTGCCGCGGAAGATGCCGGGAAGGCCGCAGGCGAAGCAGCCCAAGTGCCCAGAGAAATAACGGACTTCTCGCTGGTCCCCGAGGACGGCGGCTTCACGCTCAACGTGGTCGGGGCTTCGCCTTCCGATCCGGTGAAATGGTTCACGCTGCAGGCGCCCAAGCGGTTCGTGATCGACATCCCGGGCAGCTGGGACATTCGGGGTGAAAACGTCTTTCGCATCGATTCGGCGCCGGTGCGGCACGTGGTTGCCGGGGTACACTCCGACAAGGTGCGTTTCGTCATCCATTACAGGGAAGATGCCGTCCTGCCCGACGGGCCGCCGGTTGCCGACGGGCATAAAGGACTGCTCAGCCTGACGGTTCGCTGAGCGTCCGGGGGAAAAGCACCCTCGTCCGTCGCTCAAATGTAACAAACGGGTCATTGCCGTGTAACCGGGGAAGAGTAGCCGTACTGAGTTCCGGGACCTGCCGGAAAACAGACAACGAATCCGAACGGAGTGGCATTATGGGCAACGTGAAGGTGACTTCCACGAATCTGGATTTCTATTATTCCGACTTCAAGGCGTTGGAAGATATCACCATGGACTTTGAAGAGAACCGGGTCACGGCTCTCATCGGTCCCTCCGGCTGCGGCAAGAGTACCTTCCTGCGGTGCATCAACCGCATGAACGACCTCATCCCGGGCACCCGCGTCGAAGGCAAGATAACGCTCGACGGGGAAGACATCTACGCCCCGGGACTCGACGTGGTATCCCTGCGCAGACGCATCGGCATGGTCTTTCAGAAGCCAAACCCCTTTCCCAAGACCATTGCCGAAAACGTGGCCTACGGGCTGCGGGTCAACGGCATCAAGGACCGCGTCTTCATCGACGAACGCGTGGAGGAAAGCCTCAAAGGCGCCGCGCTGTGGGATGAAGTCAAGGATCGCCTGAACACCTCGGCGCTGGGGCTTTCCGGCGGACAGCAGCAGCGGCTTTGCATCGCGCGGGCTCTGGCCGTCGAACCCGAGGTGCTGCTGATGGACGAGCCGGCCTCCGCGCTCGACCCCATCGCCACGCAGAAGATCGAAGACCTGATCCACGAGCTGAAGAAGAACTTCACCATCATCATCGTGACGCACAGCATGCAGCAGGCCGCCCGCGTGTCGGACCGCACCGCCTTCTTCTACATGGGCAGGCTCATCGAGGTAGACAGCACCAAGCAGATGTTCACGAAACCAAAGAACAAGCAGACCGAAGACTACATCACCGGCCGGTTCGGTTAAGTCGTACAGCGGGAGAGCATTATGGAACAAAGAGCGCATTTCACCCAAAAGCTCGAAGAACTCAAACTCATGGTTCTTCGCATGGCCGCACTTGCGGAATCCGCAGTGCACAAGGCAACCAAGGCGTATCTTGAAGGCGACGCCGACCTTGCCGAGGAAGTCATCAAGGGCGACACCGCCATCAACGACCTTGAGGACGAAATCGACAAGTTCAACCTTGAACTGCTCGCGCTGGACCAACCCATGGCCGTGGACCTGCGGACCATCGTGGGCACCATGCGCATCACCGTGAACCTCGAACGGCTCGGAGACGAGGCCGTAAACCTCTCGCACCGCGCCATGTTCCTGAGTTCGCGCCCGCCGCTTCCCTTCAACACCAAGATGGAAAAGCTGGCCGATACCGCCAAGGGCATGCTCGCCGACTCGCTCAAGGCCTTCGTGGACAACGACGTACGCCTCGCCGAGCAGGTCTGCCGCACCGATG harbors:
- a CDS encoding glycosyltransferase, translated to MNILMLAINDPAGTGIQFCRAVNRHTAHTCRIATLETRYTHSWEKDLHVPDLDENGLAELERLFQTSDILHFHMTADEFTRFGPFLPADHLAGKAIVHHHHGHHDFRSAPETFREKYARLGRRNLLVSTPDLLRLLPEARWQPNLVPLDDPGFTPSGIDPREGPLRVAHSPTRKDLKNTDDLLAAVGELSERGIEIELDLIDDVPNRECLERKRRCHVLFDHMQGYYGVSSLEGLSQGLAVIAGLDEWNMERIHEFTGAPELPWVIARDRDSLRDALTVLDADRELCQQTGLRSRAFMERFWSDARVAGHLAEFWENT
- a CDS encoding AMIN domain-containing protein, encoding MGNIGRILAFVITAAAAAGVILVGSENPGGADKLAASEIRRAVDPNVVVVEDPVAPRDSQNASAAKAGETPTGMEPARSGKDAAERTGNDDTDSVAEKPTVKEDGAAEDAGKAAGEAAQVPREITDFSLVPEDGGFTLNVVGASPSDPVKWFTLQAPKRFVIDIPGSWDIRGENVFRIDSAPVRHVVAGVHSDKVRFVIHYREDAVLPDGPPVADGHKGLLSLTVR
- the pstB gene encoding phosphate ABC transporter ATP-binding protein PstB — its product is MGNVKVTSTNLDFYYSDFKALEDITMDFEENRVTALIGPSGCGKSTFLRCINRMNDLIPGTRVEGKITLDGEDIYAPGLDVVSLRRRIGMVFQKPNPFPKTIAENVAYGLRVNGIKDRVFIDERVEESLKGAALWDEVKDRLNTSALGLSGGQQQRLCIARALAVEPEVLLMDEPASALDPIATQKIEDLIHELKKNFTIIIVTHSMQQAARVSDRTAFFYMGRLIEVDSTKQMFTKPKNKQTEDYITGRFG
- the phoU gene encoding phosphate signaling complex protein PhoU produces the protein MEQRAHFTQKLEELKLMVLRMAALAESAVHKATKAYLEGDADLAEEVIKGDTAINDLEDEIDKFNLELLALDQPMAVDLRTIVGTMRITVNLERLGDEAVNLSHRAMFLSSRPPLPFNTKMEKLADTAKGMLADSLKAFVDNDVRLAEQVCRTDDKADELTVQLLKEFINDMVTESRIVERGVHAIIGARHLERVGDLATNIAETVGFIVEGDSMKHNCRG